One genomic region from Natronomonas salsuginis encodes:
- a CDS encoding dihydrolipoyl dehydrogenase family protein produces the protein IGMELSTMLAKLGTEVTVVEMLDDILPGYDEDVTRLVRKRAEGLGIEFHFGEAAQGWEEVAAAARVRTETEDGEGREYTAERVLVAVGRQPASDTCNVEAAGVESTDRGVIETDDAARTTVEHIYAVGDVAGEPMLAHTAYREGHVAAEVIAGEPSRLDYQAIPAAVFTDPEIGTVGLSAAEAEAEGFEPVVGEMPFRASGRALTLGIEGGFVRIVADAETEFVLGGQIVGPEASELIAEVGLAIEMGARLEDIAATIHTHPTLSEAVGEAAANARGAATHTLNR, from the coding sequence ATCGGGATGGAGCTGTCGACGATGCTCGCGAAGCTCGGGACCGAGGTGACGGTTGTCGAGATGCTCGACGACATCCTGCCGGGGTACGACGAGGACGTCACGCGACTGGTTCGCAAGCGCGCCGAGGGGTTGGGGATCGAGTTCCACTTTGGGGAGGCCGCCCAGGGGTGGGAGGAAGTAGCTGCCGCGGCGCGGGTGAGGACCGAGACGGAGGACGGCGAGGGCCGCGAGTACACGGCCGAACGCGTCCTCGTCGCCGTCGGCCGCCAGCCCGCCTCCGATACCTGCAACGTCGAGGCCGCCGGCGTCGAGTCGACCGACCGAGGGGTCATCGAGACGGACGACGCGGCGCGGACGACCGTCGAACACATTTACGCGGTGGGCGACGTGGCCGGGGAGCCGATGTTGGCGCACACGGCGTACCGGGAGGGCCACGTTGCCGCGGAGGTGATCGCGGGGGAGCCGTCGCGGCTGGATTATCAGGCGATTCCGGCGGCCGTCTTCACGGATCCGGAGATCGGGACCGTGGGATTGAGCGCCGCGGAGGCCGAGGCGGAGGGGTTCGAGCCGGTGGTCGGTGAGATGCCGTTCCGAGCGTCGGGGCGGGCGCTGACGCTCGGTATCGAGGGGGGGTTCGTGCGGATCGTCGCCGACGCTGAGACGGAGTTCGTGTTGGGCGGGCAGATCGTCGGGCCGGAAGCGTCGGAGCTGATCGCCGAGGTCGGACTGGCGATCGAGATGGGGGCGCGCCTCGAGGACATCGCGGCGACGATCCACACGCATCCGACGCTGTCGGAGGCGGTCGGGGAGGCGGCGGCGAACGCGCGCGGTGCGGCGACCCACACGCTCAACCGGTAG
- a CDS encoding IclR family transcriptional regulator, producing MSGDPEGRKLKTLENSLEIVEFVKESGGVRMDDVIEQFDMAKSTAYGYLFTLEKSGLLVKHGPEYVLGLQLLHLGECAKSRNKYYPLARKYVFQIADELGEGADFTVQEQGKLFTIYNDVESIEDPNFQVGRRFDLHNSAGGKAVLAELPRYRVNEIIDRWGLPASTSSTITDRETLLNEINKVREQGFGITDEELVKGMRSVGVAITYPDGSVFGALGVGGPAYRINDDRLFEQIPNKLLDKKQALEADLRQAHESGTLN from the coding sequence ATGTCTGGCGATCCAGAGGGCCGGAAATTAAAAACATTAGAGAACTCTCTCGAGATAGTTGAATTCGTGAAGGAATCGGGAGGTGTTCGAATGGACGACGTGATCGAGCAGTTCGATATGGCAAAGAGTACAGCGTACGGGTATTTATTTACTCTAGAAAAATCCGGGTTGTTGGTCAAACACGGCCCAGAGTACGTCCTCGGGCTTCAATTGTTACATCTCGGTGAATGTGCCAAATCGAGGAACAAATATTATCCGCTTGCTCGCAAATACGTATTCCAGATAGCCGACGAGTTGGGAGAAGGCGCGGATTTCACTGTCCAAGAGCAGGGGAAGTTATTCACCATCTATAATGACGTCGAAAGTATCGAGGATCCGAACTTTCAGGTCGGACGCCGTTTCGACCTGCATAATTCGGCTGGCGGGAAGGCTGTACTCGCAGAATTACCGAGGTATCGAGTGAACGAGATCATCGATCGATGGGGGCTTCCAGCGTCGACGAGTAGTACGATCACTGATCGAGAGACTCTGTTAAACGAAATTAACAAAGTACGGGAGCAAGGGTTCGGAATAACCGATGAAGAGTTGGTCAAAGGAATGCGGTCGGTCGGGGTAGCGATTACTTATCCGGACGGCTCGGTCTTCGGAGCCCTTGGCGTCGGTGGGCCGGCGTATCGAATTAATGATGATCGACTCTTCGAGCAAATTCCGAACAAACTACTCGACAAAAAACAAGCGTTAGAAGCTGATCTACGACAAGCACATGAATCCGGAACGCTAAATTAA